One Candidatus Annandia adelgestsuga genomic window, TTTATTAGTTTATTAGATGATCCTAAAAAAATACATAAAAAAATTAAAAAATCATTTACAGATATTGATAATCCTCCTAAAATATATTATGATATTAAAAAAAAACCAGGAATATCTAATTTGTTATTAATATTATCAAATCTTACTGGAAAAAAAATGTCTATTATAGAAAAAGAATTTGAAAATCAAAATTATTCATATTTAAAAATAAATGTTATAAATTATATAACAGATACTATAAGTGATATACAACATAATTTTAATATATATAAAAAAAATAAAGATTTTTTAGAATATATATTAAAATATGGATCTAAAAAAGCATCTAAATATGCTAAAAAAACTATTGAAAAAGTATATAATGTTATTGGTTTATATTATTTATAATTATTAAATTTATTATGTTTAGTAAAAAATAATAATATTATATTTATAATAAAAACAATAAAATAAAGAATATTTGAAATACATAATACTATAAAAGTATTATTAGAAGATAATAAAAAATAACTTATATTAAGTGTAATAAAACTACCAGTAGTACCAAAAATTAATGTTAAATTTATAAATTTTGTATATGGTTTTTTAGTTTGCATAGAACTTAAAGTAATTATAATTGTATATATTGAACTTGAAAAAAAACCTATCAAAGATATAATAAAATTTAATAAATTAATATTTTTACATTGTAAAAAAATAAATACTAATATAGAAGATATAAAAGTTAAAAATATTAATATTTTTTGTATATCAAATTTTTTACTTATATAACTAAAAAACCACATACCTAACATATAAAAAAACCAAAAAATACTAATTGTTTTATTTTCATAAAAATAATTTATATTATTAATATATTTTTTTATATAAATAGGTATCCAGCTAACAAACATACATTGTGCTGAAATATAAAATAAAGATGATAAAAATAATAAAATATTTTCTATTTTAAAACGTTTTTTTTTTTTATTTTTTTTTTTATTTAATTTATTAAATTCATTAAAATTTGTTATTAAAGTTAAATAGAAAATTATTAAATATATAAAACTTATTATTGAATAAATCCAAATAAAATT contains:
- the tsgA gene encoding MFS transporter TsgA; this encodes MLNIKKLTLISFLMYYFTGSLTVTTGNIIDSISKYFNVSISNMSFHFSFLSLGILIAMIVNNYIRKIIIIKNQIIFSFYLIIISIIILIINNHNINIFSFCVFLFGFVGGISLSIGTFLITNIYDNKKRSFFMLITDSFFSIAGIIFPFIISFFVVKKINFIWIYSIISFIYLIIFYLTLITNFNEFNKLNKKKNKKKKRFKIENILLFLSSLFYISAQCMFVSWIPIYIKKYINNINYFYENKTISIFWFFYMLGMWFFSYISKKFDIQKILIFLTFISSILVFIFLQCKNINLLNFIISLIGFFSSSIYTIIITLSSMQTKKPYTKFINLTLIFGTTGSFITLNISYFLLSSNNTFIVLCISNILYFIVFIINIILLFFTKHNKFNNYK